The proteins below are encoded in one region of Pseudoduganella armeniaca:
- the dapD gene encoding 2,3,4,5-tetrahydropyridine-2,6-dicarboxylate N-succinyltransferase, translating to MTQQLQQIIEQAWDNRAEINPGNGSAELRDAVSHVLAGLDNGSLRVAQKDTGTWVVNQWIKKAVLLSFRLENNVVLASSGTMQFYDKVPTKFANYSADDFANGGFRVVPPAVARRGSFIGKNVVLMPSYVNIGAYVDEGTMVDTWATVGSCAQIGKNVHLSGGVGIGGVLEPMQANPTIIEDNCFIGARSEIVEGVIVEENSVISMGVYIGQSTKIYDRSTGEVTYGRVPAGSVVVSGSLPSADGKYSLYCAVIVKRVDAQTRAKTGVNELLRGV from the coding sequence ATGACTCAACAACTGCAGCAAATCATCGAACAGGCCTGGGACAACCGCGCCGAGATCAATCCGGGCAACGGCAGCGCCGAACTGCGCGACGCCGTATCGCACGTGCTGGCCGGCCTGGACAACGGCAGCCTGCGCGTGGCCCAGAAGGACACCGGCACCTGGGTTGTCAACCAGTGGATCAAGAAGGCCGTGCTGCTGTCGTTCCGCCTCGAGAACAACGTCGTGCTGGCCTCAAGCGGCACCATGCAGTTCTACGACAAGGTGCCGACCAAGTTCGCCAACTACAGCGCCGACGACTTCGCCAACGGCGGCTTCCGCGTGGTGCCGCCGGCGGTCGCACGCCGTGGTTCCTTCATCGGCAAGAACGTCGTGCTGATGCCGTCCTACGTCAATATCGGCGCCTACGTCGACGAAGGCACGATGGTCGACACCTGGGCCACGGTCGGTTCGTGCGCGCAGATCGGCAAGAACGTACACCTGTCCGGCGGCGTGGGCATCGGCGGCGTGCTGGAGCCGATGCAGGCCAACCCGACCATCATCGAGGACAACTGCTTCATCGGCGCCCGTTCCGAGATCGTCGAAGGCGTCATCGTCGAGGAAAACTCCGTCATCTCGATGGGCGTCTACATCGGCCAATCGACCAAGATCTACGACCGCAGCACGGGCGAAGTGACGTATGGCCGCGTGCCGGCCGGCTCCGTCGTCGTCTCGGGCTCGCTGCCGTCGGCCGACGGCAAGTACAGCCTGTACTGCGCCGTGATCGTCAAGCGCGTCGATGCGCAGACGCGCGCCAAGACCGGCGTCAACGAGCTGCTGCGCGGCGTTTAA
- a CDS encoding VOC family protein, which yields MQAQPLIAVSDVEASSRWYQTVLGCKSGHGGPDYEQLMFEGHMILQLHRWDAHHHAHLGKPDQPVGNGALLWFWTDDFDDAVDRAASIEATVLEEPHENRNAQHREIWLRDPEGYVVVIAGPYGDVGM from the coding sequence ATGCAAGCGCAACCCCTGATCGCCGTCAGCGACGTCGAAGCGTCGAGCCGCTGGTACCAGACTGTCCTCGGCTGCAAGAGCGGCCATGGCGGGCCAGATTACGAACAGCTGATGTTCGAAGGCCACATGATCCTGCAACTGCACCGCTGGGACGCGCACCACCACGCCCACCTGGGCAAGCCGGACCAGCCGGTCGGCAACGGCGCCTTGCTGTGGTTCTGGACCGACGACTTCGATGACGCCGTCGACCGTGCCGCCAGCATCGAGGCCACGGTGCTGGAGGAGCCGCACGAGAACCGCAACGCCCAGCACCGCGAAATCTGGCTGCGCGACCCGGAGGGTTACGTGGTCGTCATCGCGGGGCCGTACGGCGACGTGGGGATGTAG
- the dapC gene encoding succinyldiaminopimelate transaminase — MNPLLDKLQPYPFEKLRQLFAGVTPNPALRPISLGIGEPKHPTPQFIRQALADNLSGLANYPSTVGSEALRGTIANWLERRYGLPALDPATQVLPVNGSREALFAFAQAVIDPTAAQTPLVVCPNPFYQIYEGAAYLAGAEPYFVNSDPARNFAPDFDTVPDEVWKQVRLLYICSPGNPTGAVLTLTDWEHLFALSERYDFVIAADECYSEIYHGDEPPLGALQAAHTLGLSSVERPYARLVVFSSLSKRSNVPGMRSGFVAGDAEVLKKFLLYRTYHGGAMSPAVQAASIAAWNDEAHVLDNRTQYRAKFTVVTPLLQTVLDVALPDAGFYLWADVSRTGLTDEEFARRLYADYNVTVLPGSYLARDAHGSNPGRNRIRMALVAETAEGLEAAQRIVQFCNTLTKAKS; from the coding sequence GTGAATCCACTTCTCGACAAGCTGCAACCCTACCCGTTCGAAAAACTGCGCCAGTTGTTCGCCGGCGTCACGCCGAATCCTGCCCTGCGCCCCATCAGCCTGGGTATCGGCGAGCCGAAACACCCGACCCCGCAGTTCATCCGCCAGGCGCTGGCCGACAACCTGTCCGGCCTGGCGAACTATCCGAGCACCGTCGGCTCGGAAGCCCTGCGCGGCACTATCGCCAACTGGCTGGAACGCCGCTACGGCCTGCCGGCGCTGGACCCGGCCACGCAGGTGCTGCCGGTGAACGGCTCGCGCGAGGCGCTGTTCGCGTTCGCCCAAGCGGTGATCGATCCGACCGCGGCACAGACGCCGCTGGTGGTGTGCCCGAACCCGTTCTACCAGATCTACGAAGGCGCGGCCTACCTGGCCGGCGCGGAACCGTACTTCGTCAATTCCGACCCGGCGCGCAACTTCGCGCCCGACTTCGACACGGTGCCGGACGAGGTCTGGAAACAGGTGCGGCTGCTGTATATCTGTAGCCCCGGCAACCCGACTGGCGCCGTGCTGACCTTGACGGACTGGGAGCACCTGTTCGCGCTGTCCGAGCGCTACGATTTCGTCATCGCCGCCGACGAGTGCTACTCCGAGATCTACCATGGCGACGAGCCGCCGCTGGGCGCCCTGCAGGCGGCCCATACGCTGGGACTGTCCAGCGTCGAGCGGCCGTATGCGCGGCTGGTGGTGTTCTCCAGCCTGTCCAAGCGCTCCAACGTGCCCGGCATGCGCTCCGGCTTCGTCGCCGGCGACGCCGAAGTGCTGAAGAAATTCCTGCTGTACCGCACCTACCATGGCGGCGCCATGAGCCCCGCCGTGCAGGCGGCCTCGATCGCCGCCTGGAACGACGAGGCCCACGTGCTGGATAACCGCACGCAGTACCGCGCCAAGTTCACCGTCGTCACGCCGCTCTTGCAGACGGTGCTGGACGTGGCGCTGCCCGATGCCGGCTTCTACCTGTGGGCCGACGTCAGCCGCACCGGCCTGACGGACGAGGAGTTTGCCCGCCGCCTGTACGCCGACTACAATGTCACGGTCCTGCCGGGCAGCTACCTGGCGCGCGACGCCCACGGCAGCAACCCTGGCCGCAACCGCATCCGCATGGCGCTGGTGGCCGAGACGGCCGAAGGCCTGGAGGCCGCGCAGCGCATCGTCCAATTCTGCAACACCCTCACCAAAGCTAAATCATGA
- a CDS encoding mandelate racemase/muconate lactonizing enzyme family protein, with amino-acid sequence MKIVDIRERTFPISSPIRNAYIDFSKMTLSLVAVVTDVIRDGKPVIGYGFNSNGRYGQGMLMRERFIPRILAADPATLVTDDGSNLDPHRIWDCMYTNEKPGGHGERSVAIGTIDMAIWDATAKIAGKPLYQLLAERYGSGTPQRKVFVYAAGGYYYPGQSHDALKDEMRSYIDRGYTVVKKKIGGASLDEDLRRIDAVLSVLQDGQKLAVDANGRFDLDTAIAYAKALSQYDLFWYEEAGDPLDFELQATLRSYYTNPMATGENLFSMQDARNLIRYGGMRPDRDWLQFDCALSYGLVEYLRTLDMLEQHGWSRTRCIPHGGHQMSLNIAAGLGLGGNESYPDLFQPFGGFPDGVRVEHGFITMPELPGIGFEGKANLYERMRELAA; translated from the coding sequence ATGAAGATCGTCGACATCCGGGAACGCACGTTCCCCATCAGTTCCCCCATCCGCAACGCCTATATCGATTTCTCGAAGATGACCTTGAGCCTCGTGGCGGTCGTCACGGACGTCATCCGCGACGGCAAGCCGGTGATTGGCTACGGCTTCAACTCGAACGGCCGCTATGGCCAGGGCATGCTGATGCGCGAGCGCTTCATTCCGCGCATCCTGGCCGCCGACCCGGCCACGCTCGTCACCGACGACGGCAGCAACCTCGATCCACACCGCATCTGGGACTGCATGTACACCAACGAGAAGCCGGGCGGCCACGGCGAGCGCTCGGTGGCGATCGGTACCATCGACATGGCGATCTGGGACGCCACCGCGAAAATCGCCGGCAAGCCGCTGTACCAATTGCTGGCCGAGCGTTACGGCAGTGGCACGCCGCAACGCAAGGTGTTCGTCTACGCGGCCGGCGGCTACTATTACCCGGGCCAGAGCCATGACGCGTTGAAGGACGAGATGCGCAGCTACATCGACCGCGGCTACACGGTGGTGAAGAAGAAGATCGGCGGCGCCTCGCTGGACGAGGACCTGCGCCGCATCGACGCCGTGCTGTCGGTACTGCAGGACGGCCAGAAGCTGGCGGTGGACGCCAATGGCCGCTTCGACCTCGATACCGCCATCGCCTACGCCAAGGCGCTGTCGCAGTACGACCTGTTCTGGTACGAGGAAGCGGGCGACCCGCTCGACTTCGAGCTGCAGGCCACCTTGCGCAGCTACTACACCAACCCGATGGCGACCGGCGAAAACCTGTTTTCGATGCAGGATGCGCGCAATCTGATCCGCTACGGCGGCATGCGGCCGGACCGCGACTGGCTGCAGTTCGACTGCGCCCTGAGCTACGGCCTGGTGGAGTACCTGCGCACCCTTGATATGCTGGAGCAGCACGGCTGGTCGCGCACCCGCTGCATCCCGCACGGCGGCCACCAGATGTCGCTCAATATCGCGGCCGGCCTGGGCCTGGGCGGCAACGAGAGCTACCCGGACCTGTTCCAGCCGTTCGGCGGCTTCCCGGACGGCGTGCGGGTGGAGCACGGTTTCATCACGATGCCGGAACTGCCCGGCATCGGCTTCGAGGGCAAGGCCAACCTGTACGAGCGGATGCGCGAACTAGCGGCTTGA
- a CDS encoding TIGR04552 family protein produces MSEFRPTLETKRKFSLNWGYLGAMASGRSAIDLGALALRNLHDAREFVREYGYDLNQAAARDIIRNCHREAVDFIVGTFLQPGQESLIPREVYAPADPIQLLVHASHHAQQNCELRMWSCAILKVMHAIFYIDNNLELRHFNTIREQVFATLDEVIHEDDEGHYFLSDGELCLPLHHLERKRNKGRNSILLKLLQKAAYLAQDIYDHLGVRLVFGTRFECLLALETLQRAHILSITNIEPNRTRNTLLDLEAAKEIFVKYRFMLERSHEYPAELLQKMDAELLAVAKRQTRADNPHSGDDFSSIQVTVRKMIHLQAEQGYPETAGQDYDVGFFFDYEVQLMDKESHERSMTGPSSHEAYKRRQVETARLRVFGRELSDWIVVRSGPAVESASVTASSSNA; encoded by the coding sequence ATGAGCGAATTTCGGCCCACGCTCGAGACCAAACGCAAGTTTTCGTTGAATTGGGGCTATCTGGGGGCGATGGCCAGCGGCCGCTCCGCGATCGACCTGGGAGCGCTGGCCCTGCGCAACCTGCACGACGCGCGCGAATTCGTGCGCGAATACGGCTATGACCTGAACCAGGCGGCCGCGCGCGACATCATCCGCAATTGCCACCGCGAGGCCGTCGATTTCATCGTCGGTACGTTCTTGCAGCCAGGCCAGGAATCGCTCATTCCGCGCGAGGTGTATGCGCCTGCCGACCCGATCCAGCTGCTGGTCCACGCCTCCCACCACGCCCAGCAGAACTGCGAGCTGCGCATGTGGTCCTGCGCGATTCTCAAGGTGATGCATGCGATTTTTTACATCGACAACAACCTCGAGCTGCGCCACTTCAATACGATCCGCGAACAGGTGTTCGCCACGCTGGACGAGGTGATCCACGAAGACGACGAGGGCCATTACTTCCTGTCGGATGGCGAGCTGTGCCTGCCGCTGCACCATCTCGAACGCAAGCGCAACAAGGGTCGCAACAGCATCCTGCTCAAGCTGCTGCAAAAGGCGGCCTACCTGGCGCAGGACATCTACGACCACCTGGGCGTGCGCCTCGTCTTCGGCACCCGCTTCGAATGCCTGCTGGCATTGGAGACCTTGCAGCGCGCGCACATCCTGTCGATCACCAACATCGAGCCCAACCGCACCCGCAATACCTTGCTCGACCTCGAAGCGGCCAAGGAGATTTTCGTGAAATACCGTTTCATGCTGGAGCGCAGCCACGAGTATCCGGCCGAGCTGCTGCAAAAGATGGACGCGGAGCTCCTGGCTGTCGCCAAGCGCCAGACGCGCGCCGACAACCCCCACAGCGGCGATGATTTCAGCAGCATCCAGGTCACGGTGCGCAAGATGATCCATCTGCAGGCCGAGCAAGGCTATCCGGAGACGGCCGGCCAGGATTATGACGTGGGCTTTTTCTTCGACTATGAAGTGCAGCTGATGGACAAGGAAAGCCACGAGCGCAGCATGACGGGGCCGTCCAGCCACGAGGCCTACAAGCGGCGGCAGGTCGAGACGGCACGGCTGCGGGTGTTCGGGCGGGAGTTGAGTGACTGGATCGTGGTGCGTTCGGGGCCGGCGGTGGAGTCGGCGTCGGTGACTGCGTCGTCCAGCAACGCTTGA
- a CDS encoding LysR family transcriptional regulator: MKSDLEFFVLLAKLGSLSATAREMGVTPPAATRRLMQLEGRLGVRLANRSTRRVSLTSEGELYLAQATQILADIRAMEESVSSRRVEPKGLLRINATLGFGRTTIAPLVSRFARTWPEVEVQLQLTDRPINLVEEAYDLAIRFGELPDTRLTARRIISNRRFLCAAPAYLKRHGAPAAPADLAQHACILHRQNDDAFATWRLAKGRKTATVKVRGHLSSNDGDVVLGWALDGHGILPRSEWDAAKYLDSGRLQVVLPDYALPAADLYAYYPNRAHQSAKVRAFIDFLVAELGPPATSPRRRTAPR, translated from the coding sequence GTGAAAAGCGACCTGGAGTTTTTCGTGCTGCTGGCCAAGCTGGGCAGCCTGTCGGCCACGGCGCGCGAGATGGGCGTGACACCGCCCGCGGCCACGCGCCGCCTGATGCAGCTGGAAGGCCGGCTGGGCGTGCGGCTGGCCAACCGCAGCACGCGCCGCGTCAGCCTGACCAGCGAGGGTGAGCTGTACCTGGCGCAGGCCACGCAGATCCTGGCCGACATCCGCGCGATGGAGGAATCGGTCAGCAGCCGCAGGGTCGAGCCGAAGGGTCTGTTGCGCATCAACGCCACGCTGGGGTTCGGGCGCACGACGATCGCGCCGCTGGTGTCGCGCTTCGCGCGCACCTGGCCCGAAGTGGAGGTGCAGTTGCAGCTGACCGACCGTCCGATCAACCTGGTGGAGGAAGCGTACGACCTGGCGATCCGCTTCGGCGAACTGCCGGACACGCGGCTTACCGCGCGCCGCATCATCAGCAACCGGCGCTTCCTGTGCGCGGCGCCGGCCTACCTGAAGCGGCATGGCGCGCCCGCCGCGCCGGCCGACCTGGCGCAACACGCCTGCATCCTGCACCGCCAGAACGACGATGCCTTCGCCACCTGGCGCCTGGCGAAGGGCCGCAAGACGGCGACGGTGAAGGTGCGCGGGCATCTGTCGTCGAACGACGGCGACGTGGTGCTGGGCTGGGCGCTGGACGGTCACGGCATCCTGCCCCGCTCCGAATGGGACGCTGCGAAATACCTGGACAGCGGTCGCCTGCAGGTGGTGCTGCCGGACTACGCGTTGCCGGCCGCCGACCTGTATGCCTACTACCCGAACCGCGCGCACCAGAGCGCGAAGGTGCGCGCGTTCATCGACTTCCTGGTGGCCGAACTGGGTCCGCCCGCTACATCCCCACGTCGCCGTACGGCCCCGCGATGA
- a CDS encoding MerR family transcriptional regulator produces the protein MRIGEIATATGISRDTLRFYEKRGLLRARRTANGYRDYPPEAVDWLRYIRTAQSLGFTLAEIEAELPLLAAPAESSTPVLRAALAAKLAEIDRRIDGLAALRGELARRLHELPAECPLAPGDQAASARSSASAARAAA, from the coding sequence ATGCGCATCGGCGAAATCGCCACCGCCACCGGCATCAGCCGCGACACCTTGCGGTTCTACGAGAAACGCGGCCTGCTGCGCGCGCGCCGCACGGCCAACGGCTACCGCGACTATCCGCCGGAAGCTGTGGACTGGCTGCGTTATATCCGCACGGCGCAGTCGCTCGGCTTCACGCTGGCCGAGATCGAGGCCGAGCTGCCGCTGCTGGCCGCGCCGGCCGAGTCGTCCACCCCCGTGCTGCGCGCCGCGCTGGCGGCCAAGCTGGCGGAGATCGACCGGCGCATCGACGGCCTGGCCGCGCTGCGCGGCGAGCTGGCCCGGCGGCTGCATGAGCTGCCGGCCGAGTGTCCGCTGGCGCCGGGCGATCAGGCGGCCAGCGCGCGGTCTTCCGCCAGCGCGGCGAGGGCCGCCGCATAG
- a CDS encoding Mut7-C RNAse domain-containing protein, giving the protein MVTATFRFDSALDPFLPRERRGLPFTVPCARAATVKHMVEALGVPHTEAGPVTIDGRPALLDELLADGASVHVAAVAPVVLASLEARFVADAHLGGLARFLRMAGFDTLYDNAIDDPAVEASAQDDGRIALTRDRELLKRRGVLRGAYVRALKPEQQLQEVFARFGLAASARPFTLCLACNAPLRPVPKADVEAQLPPSVRATHEHFLTCDVCQGVFWQGSHWRRMRALLDGVAAPDAPGGMTL; this is encoded by the coding sequence ATGGTCACCGCCACCTTCCGCTTCGACAGCGCCCTCGATCCCTTCCTGCCGCGCGAACGGCGCGGCCTACCGTTCACCGTGCCGTGCGCCCGCGCCGCCACCGTCAAGCACATGGTGGAGGCGCTCGGCGTGCCGCACACGGAAGCCGGCCCCGTCACGATCGATGGCCGCCCCGCCCTGCTGGACGAGCTGCTGGCCGATGGCGCCAGCGTGCACGTGGCAGCGGTCGCTCCAGTTGTGCTGGCCAGCCTGGAGGCCCGCTTCGTCGCCGACGCCCACCTGGGCGGCCTGGCGCGCTTCCTGCGCATGGCCGGCTTCGACACGCTGTACGACAACGCCATCGACGACCCGGCCGTCGAGGCCAGCGCGCAGGACGACGGCCGCATCGCCTTGACGCGCGACCGCGAGCTGCTCAAGCGCCGCGGCGTGCTGCGCGGTGCCTACGTGCGTGCGCTCAAGCCCGAGCAGCAACTGCAGGAAGTCTTCGCGCGCTTCGGCCTCGCCGCCAGCGCCCGGCCGTTCACGCTGTGCCTGGCCTGCAACGCGCCGCTGCGCCCGGTGCCGAAGGCCGACGTCGAGGCGCAGCTGCCGCCTTCGGTGCGCGCCACCCACGAGCATTTCCTGACCTGCGACGTATGCCAGGGCGTATTCTGGCAAGGCTCGCACTGGCGCCGCATGCGCGCGCTGCTGGACGGCGTGGCGGCCCCGGACGCCCCCGGCGGGATGACGCTATAA
- a CDS encoding NAD(P)H-dependent oxidoreductase, with translation MKTLILSAHPNPEQSRANEALLAAAAPHATIVRLAHEYPDGAIDAAGEAARVLAHDNLVLQFPLQWYAPPALLKDWLDAVLTRMVYVHADTEGRQLAGRKLLVALTAGAPEDAYRADGRNGFTLAQLLRPLEATARRCGMDWLPPFAVYDVREPSPDALADAGARYAAALAALAEDRALAA, from the coding sequence ATGAAGACCCTGATCCTGTCCGCCCACCCGAACCCTGAGCAATCGCGCGCCAACGAGGCCTTGCTGGCCGCCGCCGCGCCGCATGCCACGATCGTGCGCCTGGCGCACGAATATCCCGATGGCGCCATCGATGCGGCGGGCGAAGCCGCACGCGTCCTGGCGCACGACAATCTCGTGTTGCAGTTCCCGCTGCAGTGGTATGCGCCACCGGCGCTGCTGAAGGACTGGCTCGATGCGGTGCTGACGCGCATGGTCTACGTTCATGCGGACACGGAAGGGCGCCAACTGGCAGGACGCAAGCTGCTGGTGGCGCTGACGGCCGGCGCGCCGGAAGACGCCTATCGCGCCGACGGCCGCAACGGCTTCACGCTGGCGCAGCTGTTGCGGCCATTGGAGGCCACCGCACGGCGCTGCGGCATGGACTGGCTGCCGCCGTTTGCCGTGTACGACGTGCGCGAACCGTCGCCCGACGCGCTGGCGGACGCCGGCGCGCGCTATGCGGCGGCCCTCGCCGCGCTGGCGGAAGACCGCGCGCTGGCCGCCTGA
- a CDS encoding LysE family translocator, whose product MLTFAQLVAFLLAATLITASPGPDNLLVLGMGMSRGRRHGIAFGLGCAFGCLSHTLLAVVGVSALVAASPVALTVLQVGGGLYLVWLGWNAVRSSGAARIGPAGNADESLARLFLKGCLANAVNPKVILFFLSFLPQFVLPANGSAALQLAQLGIVFTLQAAVLFGLLGWFSGAIGAWLQHHPKAGPWLDRGAGCVFIGLGLRLIWAR is encoded by the coding sequence ATGCTGACCTTTGCCCAACTCGTCGCCTTCCTGCTGGCCGCCACCCTGATCACCGCCTCGCCCGGCCCGGACAACCTGCTGGTGCTCGGCATGGGCATGTCGCGCGGGCGCCGCCATGGCATCGCCTTCGGGCTGGGCTGCGCGTTCGGGTGCCTCAGCCATACGCTGCTGGCCGTTGTCGGCGTCAGCGCACTGGTGGCCGCGTCGCCCGTCGCGCTGACGGTGCTGCAGGTGGGTGGTGGCCTGTACCTGGTCTGGCTGGGGTGGAATGCGGTGCGCAGCTCTGGTGCCGCCCGTATCGGTCCGGCAGGCAACGCGGACGAATCGCTGGCGCGGCTGTTCCTGAAGGGGTGTCTTGCGAATGCCGTCAATCCGAAAGTGATACTGTTCTTCCTGTCGTTCCTGCCGCAGTTCGTGCTGCCTGCCAACGGCAGCGCCGCGCTGCAGCTGGCGCAGCTGGGCATTGTCTTTACATTGCAGGCGGCTGTGCTGTTCGGGTTGCTGGGCTGGTTCTCCGGCGCCATTGGCGCCTGGCTGCAGCACCATCCGAAGGCCGGGCCCTGGCTCGACCGGGGCGCCGGCTGCGTGTTCATCGGGCTGGGCTTGCGGCTGATCTGGGCACGCTGA
- a CDS encoding LysR family transcriptional regulator yields MNLRSLDLNLLVILDALLDEAHVTRAAQRLALSQPATSSALERCRHVFGDALLERAPGGRMRLTPKAQALREPLRRALAAVTEVVGREPDDVRQLRQAVRIVMADLPATAIAAPLYARLQESAPGIRPILQPWRSESEAMAALDSGASDIAVCVAGAAGPDIRSTVLLRENYKVALRAGHPAVEDFDLERWLAYPHVLVSSRGQQDSALDRLLAAQGRQRTVGIVLPAFSMVPALLAASDLIALLPGRCLRDAAAQALAVLEPPLAVPGFELAMCWHARRDRDPGVRHVMGLVEELVQAL; encoded by the coding sequence ATGAATTTACGATCGCTCGACCTGAACCTGCTGGTCATCCTGGACGCCCTGCTGGACGAGGCCCACGTCACGCGCGCGGCGCAGCGGCTGGCGTTGTCGCAGCCCGCCACGTCCAGCGCGCTGGAACGCTGCCGCCATGTGTTCGGCGATGCGCTGCTGGAGCGTGCGCCAGGCGGGCGCATGCGCTTGACACCAAAGGCGCAGGCCCTGCGCGAACCGCTGCGGCGGGCGCTCGCGGCGGTGACGGAGGTGGTCGGGCGCGAGCCCGACGACGTGCGCCAGTTGCGCCAGGCCGTACGCATCGTCATGGCCGACCTGCCCGCGACGGCGATCGCCGCGCCGCTGTATGCGCGGCTGCAGGAGAGCGCGCCGGGCATCCGGCCGATCCTGCAGCCGTGGCGCAGCGAGAGCGAGGCGATGGCGGCGCTGGACAGCGGCGCGTCCGACATCGCCGTCTGCGTGGCCGGTGCGGCCGGGCCGGACATCCGTTCGACGGTACTGCTGCGGGAGAACTACAAGGTGGCGCTGCGTGCGGGCCATCCGGCCGTGGAGGATTTCGACCTGGAGCGGTGGCTGGCTTACCCACACGTGCTGGTGTCGAGCCGCGGCCAGCAGGACAGCGCGCTGGACCGCCTGCTGGCCGCGCAGGGCCGCCAGCGCACGGTCGGCATCGTGCTCCCGGCCTTCTCGATGGTGCCGGCGCTGCTGGCCGCCTCCGACCTGATCGCGCTACTGCCGGGGCGCTGCTTGCGCGATGCGGCGGCGCAGGCCTTGGCGGTGCTGGAGCCGCCGCTGGCCGTGCCGGGGTTCGAGCTGGCGATGTGCTGGCATGCGCGGCGCGACCGCGATCCGGGGGTGCGGCATGTGATGGGGTTGGTGGAGGAGCTGGTGCAGGCGCTGTAG
- a CDS encoding serine hydrolase domain-containing protein, which translates to MNTSGHHLAVGLVFLSSAMYVAAAPAQDIDTLADSLGSRFVADPAHVGLSIGVVRGRWQKTFNYGRIDRRRAVRPTQTTIYELASLTKSYTGMLLAKAVVEGKLALDDDVRRYLPANCANLAFEGYPIRIVNLANHTSGLAKNLPPFPASTDPKRLVAQYGAMSRERFLKAVAEVRITARPGTKFAYSNAGPQLIGIVLERVYGVPYDALVARMIAGPLGMVDTTTFVAESDLPRYAVRYDGKGNAMPELSFWRYIPAAGYLKSTIADQLRYLQWNLDESDEVVALAHRITFKGTDERGDDIGLYWFLNRKNGRRLVRHAGGSFGTTSFALLFPEAKIGIVLLANDAGASTETTLAEMADKLAQALLWSDARTQ; encoded by the coding sequence GTGAATACGAGCGGACACCACCTTGCGGTAGGATTGGTCTTTCTGTCGAGCGCGATGTATGTGGCTGCTGCACCAGCGCAGGACATTGACACGCTGGCCGACTCTCTTGGTTCTCGCTTTGTTGCCGATCCAGCCCATGTGGGGCTATCGATCGGTGTCGTTCGTGGCAGGTGGCAAAAGACCTTCAATTACGGCAGGATCGATCGACGTCGTGCCGTGCGGCCGACCCAGACCACAATCTATGAACTGGCTTCCCTGACAAAAAGCTATACGGGCATGCTGTTGGCCAAAGCCGTCGTCGAAGGCAAGCTTGCGCTCGATGACGACGTGCGTCGTTATCTGCCAGCCAACTGCGCCAATCTCGCATTCGAGGGCTACCCGATCCGGATCGTCAATCTCGCCAATCATACTTCCGGCTTGGCGAAGAATCTGCCGCCTTTCCCAGCCAGTACCGACCCGAAGAGACTGGTCGCACAATATGGAGCGATGTCGCGCGAGCGATTTCTGAAAGCCGTGGCCGAGGTGCGGATAACCGCACGGCCGGGTACCAAATTCGCCTATTCCAACGCCGGGCCCCAGCTAATTGGCATCGTGCTCGAGCGAGTCTACGGCGTGCCCTATGATGCGCTGGTGGCGCGAATGATTGCGGGTCCCCTTGGGATGGTGGATACAACGACATTCGTGGCCGAGTCGGATTTGCCCCGCTATGCGGTACGCTACGACGGCAAAGGCAATGCCATGCCCGAGCTGTCGTTCTGGCGCTATATCCCGGCAGCCGGCTATTTGAAATCCACTATCGCCGATCAATTGCGCTATCTGCAATGGAACCTCGACGAATCGGACGAGGTTGTCGCGCTGGCGCACCGTATAACGTTCAAAGGCACGGACGAGCGGGGCGACGACATTGGGCTCTACTGGTTCCTCAACCGCAAAAACGGACGGCGCCTCGTTCGCCACGCAGGCGGAAGTTTCGGCACCACGAGCTTTGCATTGCTTTTTCCGGAAGCCAAAATCGGGATTGTGTTGCTGGCAAACGATGCTGGCGCATCGACGGAAACGACACTGGCGGAGATGGCCGACAAATTGGCACAAGCGCTACTGTGGTCCGACGCCAGAACACAATGA